Proteins from one Oscillatoria nigro-viridis PCC 7112 genomic window:
- a CDS encoding class II aldolase/adducin family protein — protein sequence MVALKIPKVTIQPPTFNSIEEERRHRKQRLAAAFRLFARFGFSEGIAGHITVRDPEHLDHFWVNSFGMHFSLIRVSDLILVNHKGEVVEGNKPVNEAAFAIHSQVHSARPDVIAAAHAHSPYGKSWSSLGRLLDPLTQDSCSFYEDQALFDDYTGVVLEIEEAKRIAKTLGEKKAIILQNHGLLTVGQTVDEAAWWFIAMERSCQAQLMAEAAGKPIIIKPECARLTQQQVGSHRMGWFSFQPLYDMIVRREPDLLD from the coding sequence ATGGTCGCATTAAAAATCCCCAAAGTTACAATTCAACCCCCAACATTCAACTCAATTGAAGAAGAACGCCGCCACCGCAAACAGCGTTTAGCCGCCGCATTCCGATTATTTGCCCGCTTCGGATTCAGCGAAGGAATTGCCGGACACATCACCGTCCGCGACCCCGAACACCTCGACCATTTCTGGGTTAATTCTTTTGGAATGCACTTTAGTTTAATTCGAGTCAGCGACCTAATTTTAGTCAACCACAAAGGCGAAGTAGTTGAAGGAAATAAACCCGTAAACGAAGCAGCATTTGCCATTCATTCCCAAGTGCACAGCGCCCGCCCCGACGTAATCGCAGCAGCCCACGCTCATTCTCCCTACGGCAAAAGTTGGTCGAGTTTGGGCCGCCTGCTTGACCCGCTGACGCAAGATTCTTGTTCTTTTTATGAAGACCAAGCTTTATTTGACGATTACACCGGAGTTGTTTTGGAAATCGAAGAAGCTAAACGCATCGCCAAAACTTTAGGTGAGAAAAAAGCCATTATCTTACAAAATCACGGACTGTTAACAGTAGGTCAAACAGTAGATGAAGCGGCTTGGTGGTTTATTGCAATGGAACGTTCTTGTCAAGCGCAGTTAATGGCCGAAGCAGCGGGAAAACCAATTATCATCAAGCCAGAATGTGCCCGTTTGACACAGCAGCAAGTAGGGTCTCACCGCATGGGATGGTTTAGCTTTCAACCGCTTTATGACATGATAGTGCGCCGGGAACCCGACTTATTAGATTAG
- a CDS encoding HEAT repeat domain-containing protein — MNNNDYSNALDTDTELESPLDQFDESEPPLPDPEEMLPLLESPEPQHRMMAARAFCELQDDRAISHLINLLRDGCPLVRVSAAYALGRNPSPDAVEPLILQLNRDWNGYVRKGVVWALGNCRDQRALPSLIDALKTDISAVRLWAASSLGQMAKVGYSVVIAAIPPLIEALRGDAVSAVRSNSAWAIGQLARELPNNIVYAGAIDGLIEALEEDEDMGVREDAKSSLLRVGDPRGLQIIEDLEMEGLL, encoded by the coding sequence ATGAACAATAACGACTACTCCAACGCCCTTGATACTGATACGGAACTGGAAAGCCCTTTGGATCAATTTGACGAATCCGAACCCCCGCTGCCAGATCCCGAGGAAATGCTGCCTTTGCTGGAATCCCCGGAACCTCAGCACCGGATGATGGCGGCGCGGGCTTTTTGCGAACTGCAGGACGATCGAGCAATTTCGCATTTAATTAATTTATTGAGAGACGGTTGCCCCTTGGTGCGGGTAAGCGCGGCTTATGCGTTGGGGCGAAATCCGAGTCCGGATGCTGTGGAACCGCTGATTCTTCAGCTTAACCGCGACTGGAACGGTTACGTTCGCAAAGGCGTAGTTTGGGCCTTGGGAAATTGCAGGGATCAGCGCGCTTTGCCGTCTTTAATTGATGCTCTGAAAACTGATATTTCGGCGGTGCGTTTGTGGGCGGCGAGTTCTCTGGGTCAGATGGCAAAAGTTGGTTACTCTGTGGTGATTGCGGCGATTCCGCCGTTGATTGAAGCGCTGCGGGGAGATGCTGTGTCTGCTGTGCGAAGTAATTCCGCTTGGGCGATCGGGCAACTGGCGCGCGAATTGCCGAATAATATAGTGTACGCTGGGGCGATCGACGGTTTGATTGAAGCTTTAGAAGAAGATGAAGATATGGGCGTCAGGGAAGATGCTAAATCTTCACTTTTGCGAGTTGGCGACCCGCGCGGATTGCAGATAATTGAAGATTTAGAAATGGAAGGACTTTTGTGA
- a CDS encoding GNAT family N-acetyltransferase, translating to MSAQLIPGYWLRSGSGVDRAKLVKFMHRTYRELYPDAELGHLAQTVEQYFSNQTPVWWVECHKNTQEEAEILPALPSQHLNPQSQAQNLTSVVGCLWLGNAIDQTTGERYAHIFLLYVAPEHRRLGVGAALVIHAENWARERGDRQIGLQVFLSNQPAVNLYQKLGYQSHSVSMLKSL from the coding sequence ATGTCCGCTCAACTAATACCGGGCTACTGGCTGCGCTCGGGATCGGGAGTCGATCGGGCAAAACTGGTAAAGTTTATGCACCGGACATACCGAGAGCTTTACCCCGATGCCGAATTGGGACATTTGGCTCAAACTGTCGAGCAGTATTTTTCTAACCAGACGCCGGTTTGGTGGGTAGAGTGCCATAAAAACACCCAAGAAGAGGCAGAAATTTTGCCGGCGCTTCCCTCGCAGCACCTCAATCCCCAATCTCAAGCCCAAAATCTGACATCGGTTGTCGGATGTTTGTGGTTGGGAAATGCGATCGACCAAACCACCGGAGAACGCTATGCTCACATTTTTTTGCTGTACGTAGCACCGGAACATCGCCGTCTAGGAGTCGGTGCAGCTTTAGTTATTCATGCTGAAAATTGGGCGCGGGAAAGGGGCGATCGGCAAATTGGTTTGCAAGTATTTCTGAGCAATCAGCCTGCGGTGAATCTCTATCAAAAATTAGGCTATCAAAGTCATTCCGTCTCGATGCTCAAGTCTCTTTGA
- a CDS encoding hemolysin-type calcium-binding region, with product MSASPAVYEALAKSIVFLNQKPSAANEVSRFLDTNGYYIDRIFDDPETNFYAIGFGSSNPENPPALVFKGTDFIDGDAIFSDSRDIGLPEFEKNKDNIKNWLAEIGQNTGKNPNKLLPDVIGHSWGGAVAQIVATEYTSLTGDIFTFNSPGVSASTFNTFRRNLGRVGKKNVTHYIVSGDIVSLFGEAFIPGKVFVQSFTDPSINPLTVLAKHRTENLLTTPPVGFLQRQISVEQLNSPEFAYNNDSDFNEFIAAMNLALPNVSVAIRTRGGAESVRTAPEFSFVQLIRQMQFGLAPLQPNYLSGDDRNNTATGGPGEDTVIGNRGNDTLRGNRGNDSIIGGAGDDFLYGGRDNDYLDGGDGNDLISGEFGNDFLIGGAGRDRFVLEPGGGADVIVDFQDSQDLITLSRGLTFPQIRVTQGGDGALITIPITGEILATLRGVVASDITRVDFV from the coding sequence ATGAGTGCCTCGCCTGCTGTTTATGAAGCTCTGGCTAAATCAATTGTTTTTTTGAATCAAAAGCCTAGCGCGGCAAATGAAGTTTCGCGTTTCCTCGATACTAACGGCTACTATATCGATCGCATATTCGACGACCCAGAAACCAACTTTTATGCGATCGGGTTCGGTTCATCCAATCCCGAAAACCCGCCAGCCCTGGTATTTAAAGGTACAGATTTCATCGACGGCGACGCTATCTTTTCCGACTCGCGGGACATTGGTTTACCTGAATTTGAAAAAAACAAAGATAATATCAAAAATTGGCTCGCAGAAATCGGTCAAAATACAGGTAAAAACCCCAACAAATTATTGCCCGATGTCATCGGACACAGTTGGGGCGGAGCAGTCGCTCAAATTGTAGCAACCGAATACACATCTCTGACCGGGGATATCTTTACTTTCAACTCTCCGGGAGTATCAGCGAGTACATTCAACACTTTTCGGAGAAATCTCGGCAGAGTCGGCAAAAAAAATGTCACTCACTACATTGTCAGCGGAGATATAGTCAGCTTGTTTGGCGAAGCATTTATTCCGGGTAAAGTATTTGTCCAAAGTTTTACAGACCCCAGTATTAATCCCTTAACTGTTTTGGCGAAACATCGAACTGAAAATTTGTTAACTACTCCGCCCGTGGGTTTTTTGCAGAGGCAAATTTCCGTAGAACAATTAAACAGTCCCGAATTTGCTTATAACAACGATTCAGATTTTAACGAGTTTATCGCTGCGATGAATTTGGCCCTGCCCAATGTGTCAGTAGCCATCAGAACCAGAGGCGGTGCTGAGAGTGTGAGAACAGCACCAGAATTTTCTTTCGTGCAGTTAATCAGACAAATGCAATTCGGCTTAGCTCCATTACAGCCGAATTATTTATCAGGGGACGATCGCAACAATACTGCTACTGGCGGCCCTGGAGAGGATACAGTTATCGGCAATCGCGGTAACGATACTCTCAGAGGCAATCGAGGTAATGACAGCATCATCGGTGGTGCTGGCGACGACTTCTTGTACGGCGGCAGAGATAACGATTATTTGGACGGTGGCGACGGAAACGATTTGATTTCCGGCGAGTTTGGCAACGATTTTTTAATTGGTGGTGCGGGGCGCGATCGCTTTGTATTGGAACCCGGTGGCGGAGCAGATGTAATTGTAGATTTTCAAGATAGTCAAGATTTAATTACACTGTCGCGGGGTCTAACTTTTCCTCAAATTAGAGTAACCCAAGGTGGTGACGGAGCTTTAATTACTATCCCGATTACTGGGGAAATTCTTGCTACTCTCAGAGGCGTAGTTGCCAGCGATATTACGCGGGTAGATTTTGTATAG
- a CDS encoding hemolysin-type calcium-binding region, whose translation MPSSPAAYETIAKQLAYIDDKPQSQTLVQTGLTAAGYKIDRTFDDPGTGFHAIGLISTTPDKPPVLVFRGTDSPTDDLANADKRGVGFNQFEANKQALGNWLTQISQDTAKNPRRLPPDLLGHSLGGAITQLAATEFTSAIGDVVTFNSPGVAQSTVNTFKQKAGAGKNVTHYIVSGDFVSLGGEAFLPGKVVLQTFTDPIINPLLVLDKHTQSGLLTAPPPGLTQAEISVDQLNRPDFTFTDSDYLELLAGLDFTLPALATSLESRSSVEQLRTAPGSSSLGNLVAMKTALDLSQINNLVGDNANNTASGFAGDDIITGNGGNDTLSGNKGNDIISGGAGNDQLLGGKGDDNLNGGDGDDTLIGAAGSDLLIGGAGRDIFVLGVGGTDTLVDFQKGQDLIGLSGGLTFNQVRVTEGDFSTTIEIARNGQVLASIPGILSSPLTATDFIAI comes from the coding sequence ATGCCCTCCTCCCCCGCCGCTTACGAAACTATAGCCAAGCAACTTGCTTACATAGATGACAAGCCCCAGTCTCAAACTTTAGTTCAAACGGGTTTGACCGCTGCTGGCTACAAAATCGATCGCACCTTTGACGATCCCGGAACTGGATTTCACGCGATCGGCTTAATTTCCACCACCCCAGACAAACCGCCTGTTTTGGTATTTCGCGGCACCGACTCGCCCACAGACGATCTTGCCAACGCAGACAAGCGCGGCGTCGGTTTCAACCAATTTGAAGCCAACAAACAAGCATTAGGAAATTGGCTGACACAAATCAGTCAAGATACAGCAAAAAACCCGCGCCGCTTGCCACCAGACCTTCTCGGGCACAGCTTGGGCGGCGCCATAACGCAACTAGCCGCAACAGAATTCACATCTGCGATCGGAGATGTTGTCACCTTCAATTCTCCCGGAGTCGCTCAGAGTACAGTCAATACATTCAAGCAGAAAGCCGGGGCCGGAAAAAATGTAACTCACTACATAGTTAGCGGAGATTTTGTGAGTTTGGGAGGAGAAGCTTTTCTACCGGGAAAAGTAGTTCTTCAAACATTTACTGACCCGATTATCAACCCGCTACTTGTCTTGGACAAGCACACCCAAAGCGGTTTGTTAACTGCTCCTCCTCCCGGCTTAACTCAGGCCGAAATCTCTGTAGACCAGTTGAACCGCCCGGATTTCACTTTCACAGATTCAGATTATTTAGAACTGTTAGCTGGCTTAGACTTTACACTGCCTGCCTTGGCAACATCGCTGGAATCGCGCAGCAGTGTAGAACAATTAAGAACCGCTCCGGGAAGCTCCTCTTTAGGAAATCTTGTGGCAATGAAAACTGCTCTCGATCTCTCCCAAATTAATAATTTAGTAGGCGACAATGCCAACAATACAGCATCGGGTTTTGCAGGCGACGATATTATCACTGGCAATGGGGGAAACGACACTCTCAGCGGCAACAAAGGCAACGATATTATCAGCGGTGGCGCCGGCAACGACCAGTTATTAGGTGGCAAAGGCGATGACAATTTGAACGGTGGAGACGGGGACGATACGCTCATTGGCGCGGCGGGTTCAGATCTCTTAATCGGTGGCGCTGGACGCGACATATTTGTGTTAGGGGTTGGCGGTACAGATACACTTGTAGACTTTCAAAAGGGCCAAGATTTAATCGGTTTGAGCGGAGGTTTGACCTTCAACCAAGTGAGAGTTACTGAAGGAGATTTTTCAACGACGATTGAAATTGCCCGTAATGGCCAAGTTCTTGCCAGTATTCCTGGCATTTTAAGTAGTCCGCTAACAGCCACTGATTTTATTGCGATTTAG
- a CDS encoding MFS transporter — MEKKHNAGLWVSVLYFAQGLPYTVVNLMSVIFLKGMGTSNEIIGLTSLLSFPWVLKGLWGPVVDLYSTKRKWILTTEIICAFLFAFLAFGVLTPAPIIISLVIFTAIAFVSATHDIAIDGFYLNTLNKDQQALFVGVRNTAYRGAVIAGSGVLVFLAGKLAEQHLVTGNTGDIKTYQNIPLSLFGSDFSVSALNYGWATAFGICAIMFVLIYLFQRWYLPYPRNYDLESDTPQQTTSFIEAFKTYFQQDKIGWIVAYVLIFRLGDALTFKMAPPFLMDKVEKGGLAVSTSDMGLLSGTLGVMFLLIGGLLGGYLIAKQGLKKWMWPTAILQNSTNVLYWLLAINQPGIEWAYAVNSIEQFTYGLGVAAYTVFLMRTVRPEYEASHYAITTAFMAAGVLIPGVFSGYLQANLGYQNYFLMSALAVIPGMLTIFFLPLEDEKKLASMPRPGLDDFD; from the coding sequence ATGGAAAAAAAGCATAACGCTGGATTGTGGGTATCAGTATTGTACTTCGCTCAAGGTCTGCCTTACACCGTCGTTAATTTAATGTCGGTGATTTTTTTGAAAGGTATGGGAACCAGCAACGAAATCATCGGATTGACAAGTCTGTTGTCTTTTCCCTGGGTTTTAAAAGGTTTGTGGGGGCCAGTTGTTGATTTGTATTCCACCAAACGCAAATGGATTTTAACAACTGAAATCATTTGTGCTTTTCTGTTTGCTTTCCTAGCTTTTGGCGTATTAACGCCGGCACCGATTATTATATCGCTTGTTATCTTTACGGCGATCGCCTTTGTCTCAGCTACTCACGACATCGCCATTGACGGATTTTATTTAAACACTCTCAATAAAGACCAGCAAGCCTTGTTTGTCGGGGTTCGGAACACGGCTTATAGAGGTGCTGTCATTGCGGGTAGCGGTGTATTGGTGTTCTTAGCCGGGAAACTGGCCGAACAGCATTTAGTCACCGGAAATACAGGCGACATCAAAACATATCAAAACATTCCGCTGTCACTTTTCGGTTCGGATTTTAGCGTGTCTGCGCTTAACTACGGATGGGCGACAGCCTTTGGTATTTGTGCGATTATGTTTGTGCTGATATATCTCTTTCAGCGGTGGTATCTTCCCTATCCTCGAAATTACGATCTGGAATCCGACACCCCTCAACAAACAACCAGCTTTATCGAAGCATTTAAAACATATTTTCAGCAAGATAAAATAGGTTGGATTGTGGCTTACGTCTTGATTTTTCGCTTGGGAGATGCCTTGACGTTTAAAATGGCTCCTCCATTTTTAATGGATAAAGTTGAGAAAGGAGGATTAGCAGTTTCTACGTCGGATATGGGCTTATTATCCGGTACTTTAGGGGTAATGTTTCTCTTAATTGGAGGGTTGCTGGGCGGTTATTTGATTGCGAAACAAGGATTGAAAAAATGGATGTGGCCGACGGCTATTCTGCAAAATTCGACTAACGTGCTGTATTGGCTGTTGGCAATCAATCAGCCGGGGATTGAATGGGCTTATGCTGTAAACTCGATCGAGCAATTTACTTACGGACTTGGCGTAGCTGCCTATACAGTGTTCTTGATGCGGACTGTCCGCCCTGAATACGAAGCATCTCACTATGCAATTACAACTGCTTTTATGGCGGCAGGAGTGCTGATTCCGGGCGTTTTCAGCGGCTACTTGCAGGCGAATCTCGGCTATCAAAATTATTTTTTGATGAGCGCGCTGGCTGTGATTCCCGGTATGCTGACCATTTTCTTTCTGCCCCTAGAAGATGAGAAAAAATTAGCATCCATGCCCAGGCCTGGACTGGACGATTTCGATTAA
- a CDS encoding Eco57I restriction-modification methylase domain-containing protein: MIAPQFQTLALPGNSYSTASNLLDRVDGWRQEATRKLQQSQRGEKGQFLTPSSVASLMAGMFEFNRPDISLLDAGAGIGSLLAAVVCELCQRPNKPRSLHVTAYEIDLILIEYLKQTLELCSIECQHFGISFTCEVRAIDFIQDSADMLQPNLFTQPVKREFTHAIINPPYAKIDAKSQARTLLRSIGLETSNLYAGFTVAAAHLLKPNGELVSITPRSFCNGLYFRDFRKVFLQMMALRQVHIFESRQLPFRDDAVLQETIIVRATKQIEQPDTVLITSSSSAGDDLVLSHQLPYTALINPQDSEQFIRILPDSVSQKVVEQMAQFTCTIEELGLTVSTGKVVDFRVRCDLRLKPENGTVPLIYPAHFSAGGVEYPTATRKHQALAVTEKTAALLVPNEHYVLSKRFSSKEEKKRIVAVVWDATKINSSSVGFENHLNYFHQQGRGLDLTLARGLAVYLNSSLVDAFFRLFNGHTQVNATDLRTLKYPNVEQLLLLGSEIGDIFPTQRELDRLVETQLLNPTNPLENSPMTIKNRIDESLEILAALGFPKGQLNERSALTLLALLDLKPKDAWESAKSPLLGITPIMEFMEQQYGKKYAPNTRETVRRQTVHLFLDAGLIVVNPDSPERPANSPKTAYQIEESALELLRTYDTSDWDKNVRAYLLYLKGENLLQAYSKNENICESE, encoded by the coding sequence ATGATAGCACCGCAATTTCAAACCCTAGCCCTTCCGGGTAACAGCTACTCAACTGCAAGCAATTTACTCGATCGAGTAGATGGCTGGCGCCAAGAAGCAACCCGAAAGTTGCAGCAAAGCCAGAGGGGAGAAAAGGGACAATTTTTAACACCTTCCTCAGTCGCAAGTTTGATGGCGGGAATGTTTGAATTTAACCGTCCCGATATATCGCTTTTAGATGCCGGTGCAGGAATTGGTTCCCTGTTAGCAGCCGTTGTTTGCGAACTTTGCCAGCGCCCAAACAAACCTCGCAGCCTGCACGTTACAGCTTATGAAATTGACCTTATTTTGATTGAATACCTCAAGCAAACTTTAGAATTGTGCAGTATTGAATGTCAGCATTTTGGGATATCTTTTACCTGTGAGGTTCGCGCAATTGATTTTATTCAAGACAGCGCCGATATGTTGCAGCCCAATCTATTTACACAGCCAGTAAAACGGGAATTTACCCATGCAATTATCAATCCTCCCTATGCCAAAATAGACGCGAAATCTCAAGCCCGAACCTTGCTGCGTTCTATAGGACTAGAAACCAGCAATCTCTACGCTGGCTTCACAGTTGCTGCCGCTCACCTGCTCAAACCCAACGGTGAATTAGTGTCGATTACTCCCCGCAGCTTTTGCAACGGTTTATACTTTCGAGATTTCCGCAAAGTATTCCTTCAAATGATGGCTTTACGCCAAGTACATATCTTTGAATCCCGACAGTTGCCATTTCGCGATGATGCGGTGCTGCAAGAAACTATTATTGTGCGCGCCACCAAACAAATAGAACAGCCAGATACTGTACTAATTACCTCAAGCAGCAGCGCGGGCGACGACCTGGTTTTGTCTCACCAACTGCCCTATACTGCCCTAATTAATCCCCAAGATTCCGAGCAATTTATTCGGATTTTACCGGATTCTGTCAGCCAGAAAGTAGTCGAGCAAATGGCTCAATTTACTTGCACTATAGAGGAATTAGGCTTAACAGTTTCCACCGGAAAAGTTGTAGATTTTCGTGTTCGCTGTGACTTGCGGCTAAAACCTGAGAACGGTACAGTTCCGCTGATTTATCCCGCACACTTCTCGGCTGGCGGTGTTGAATATCCCACAGCAACGAGAAAGCATCAAGCTTTAGCTGTCACGGAAAAAACTGCTGCACTCCTCGTACCTAACGAACATTATGTTTTGAGCAAGCGCTTCTCGTCAAAGGAAGAGAAAAAGCGAATTGTTGCTGTTGTCTGGGATGCCACTAAAATTAATAGTTCTAGCGTGGGTTTTGAGAACCATTTGAATTACTTTCACCAACAGGGACGCGGATTAGACCTCACCCTGGCGCGGGGATTGGCCGTTTATCTAAATTCTAGTTTGGTAGATGCGTTTTTTCGACTGTTCAACGGACACACTCAAGTTAATGCTACGGATTTACGCACTTTGAAGTATCCTAATGTAGAGCAATTACTTTTACTTGGTAGTGAAATTGGAGACATATTTCCTACACAGCGGGAGCTCGATCGACTTGTCGAGACACAACTACTTAACCCGACAAATCCGTTAGAAAATAGCCCAATGACAATCAAGAACCGTATTGATGAATCTCTAGAAATACTTGCAGCGCTGGGTTTTCCAAAAGGTCAGCTTAACGAACGTTCTGCCTTAACCCTTCTGGCTTTGCTTGACCTCAAGCCAAAGGATGCTTGGGAATCTGCGAAATCTCCACTTTTGGGAATCACGCCAATTATGGAATTTATGGAGCAGCAATATGGTAAAAAGTATGCGCCCAATACGCGGGAAACTGTGCGGCGCCAGACGGTGCATCTGTTTCTAGATGCAGGTTTAATTGTTGTTAATCCTGACAGTCCCGAACGTCCGGCGAATAGTCCAAAAACTGCATATCAGATAGAAGAAAGTGCTTTAGAACTGCTGCGAACTTATGACACTTCTGACTGGGACAAGAATGTTCGGGCTTACCTCCTTTATTTGAAAGGAGAAAATCTTTTGCAGGCTTATTCCAAAAATGAAAATATTTGTGAGTCTGAATGA
- a CDS encoding CopG family ribbon-helix-helix protein: MSQESFTFLLDSEKKEALKAIANVTDRDLTYVLNEAIASYLDIYQWLLDEINKGVAEAEAGDFASDDEVKAVFVKLTNEN, encoded by the coding sequence ATGAGTCAAGAAAGTTTTACATTTCTCCTTGATAGCGAAAAAAAAGAGGCGCTGAAGGCGATCGCCAATGTCACGGATCGGGATTTAACTTATGTTTTGAACGAAGCGATCGCTTCTTACCTGGACATCTATCAATGGCTGCTTGATGAGATTAATAAAGGCGTTGCCGAGGCCGAAGCTGGAGACTTTGCCAGCGATGATGAAGTCAAAGCAGTTTTTGTCAAATTGACCAATGAAAATTAA
- a CDS encoding type II toxin-antitoxin system RelE/ParE family toxin, which produces MKIKWLRQALRNLEQAHAYIVKDDPEAARQLILRIQSAVGQLAEFPFMGRVGRVEATRELVISNTSYLIIYRVKEENVEILRILHSSRKYPEN; this is translated from the coding sequence ATGAAAATTAAGTGGCTGCGACAAGCTTTGCGAAATCTAGAACAGGCTCACGCATATATTGTCAAAGACGATCCAGAGGCAGCAAGGCAATTAATTTTAAGGATTCAGAGTGCTGTAGGTCAACTCGCCGAATTTCCTTTTATGGGTAGAGTTGGTCGCGTAGAAGCTACTAGAGAACTTGTCATTTCCAATACCTCTTATCTCATCATCTATCGAGTAAAAGAAGAAAACGTAGAAATTCTTCGTATCCTTCACAGTTCAAGAAAGTATCCAGAAAATTAG